One Gloeobacter morelensis MG652769 DNA window includes the following coding sequences:
- the devC gene encoding ABC transporter permease DevC, producing MVDQPYFDVPERSGPAAKPRRRRRILLAWLQMSREKTRLLVAVLGITFAAVLMMVQLGIRDALFDSATLLHNSLAGEVFLLSPHSASVIAAQPFSDRRLHQTLALPEVQSASGIYVGFAQWENHRTHLARNLYVIGFNPDDRSIAIEGVERYAEAIKQADTVLFDVYSRPEFGTAEIGVDFTRQLPITTEMNPIAGSLRRVTVGGLFQLGPTFGGDANVITSDVNFRRLFPGRKKGSIDIGVIRLVPGTDVERAIRKIRAHLPADVQVLTKDEFKNVDRSYWASSKPLGYIFNLNVIMGFLVGAIIVYQILYTDVSEHLAEYATLKAIGYQDSELLKVVLQEAGLLALLGFVPAFLIASGAHLAISNATHLPIAMTPARAITVLVLTLAMCLISGALAVRRLKAADPADIFN from the coding sequence ATGGTCGATCAGCCTTACTTCGACGTCCCTGAGCGCTCCGGGCCGGCGGCCAAACCCCGCCGCCGTCGGCGAATCTTGCTTGCCTGGCTGCAGATGAGCCGCGAGAAGACCCGATTGCTCGTCGCCGTGCTGGGCATCACCTTCGCCGCCGTCTTGATGATGGTGCAACTCGGCATCCGCGACGCGCTATTTGACAGCGCCACCCTGCTGCACAACAGTCTGGCGGGCGAAGTGTTCTTGCTAAGCCCCCACTCCGCTTCGGTAATCGCCGCCCAACCCTTTTCGGATCGCCGATTGCACCAGACCCTCGCCCTACCGGAGGTGCAATCAGCGAGCGGCATCTACGTCGGCTTCGCCCAGTGGGAGAACCACCGCACCCACCTGGCGCGCAACCTGTACGTGATCGGCTTCAACCCGGACGATCGCTCGATCGCCATCGAAGGGGTCGAGCGCTACGCAGAAGCGATCAAGCAGGCCGACACGGTGCTGTTTGACGTCTACTCCCGGCCCGAATTCGGCACCGCCGAAATTGGCGTCGATTTTACCCGGCAACTGCCCATCACCACCGAGATGAACCCGATCGCCGGTTCGCTGCGGCGGGTCACCGTGGGCGGCCTGTTCCAGCTCGGCCCGACTTTTGGCGGCGACGCCAACGTGATTACCAGCGATGTCAACTTCCGCCGTCTGTTTCCAGGTCGCAAAAAGGGCTCCATCGACATCGGCGTCATCCGCCTGGTGCCCGGTACAGATGTCGAGCGCGCCATCCGCAAAATCCGCGCCCATCTGCCTGCGGACGTGCAGGTGCTCACCAAAGACGAGTTCAAAAACGTCGATCGCTCCTACTGGGCCTCCAGCAAGCCCCTGGGCTACATCTTCAACCTGAACGTGATCATGGGCTTTTTGGTGGGAGCGATCATCGTCTACCAGATCCTCTATACCGACGTCTCCGAGCACCTGGCCGAGTACGCCACCCTCAAAGCGATCGGCTACCAGGACAGCGAGTTGCTCAAAGTCGTCCTCCAGGAAGCCGGGTTGCTCGCGCTGCTCGGTTTCGTTCCTGCCTTTTTGATCGCCTCGGGGGCGCATCTAGCCATCTCCAACGCCACCCACCTGCCTATCGCGATGACCCCAGCCCGGGCGATCACCGTGCTGGTACTCACCCTCGCCATGTGTCTCATCTCCGGTGCCCTCGCCGTGCGCCGCCTCAAGGCGGCGGATCCGGCCGACATCTTCAACTGA
- a CDS encoding glutathione S-transferase family protein translates to MIELYAAPTPNSVKICIMLEEVQLPYKIFKLDFTKGEHYQPEFLKINPNAKVPAIVDRDNLLNVFESGAILLYLAEKSGKLLPKNSESRAEVYQWLFLEASGFGPTAAQIFHFGQLAPEKIPYAIERYQQEALRLLAVIDQQLTHRDYLAGEYSIADIATFPIVQGFAYAGLPIGDFANVGRWCAQLQQRSTVGRGSYILFQEPAVV, encoded by the coding sequence ATGATTGAATTGTACGCCGCTCCTACGCCGAACAGCGTCAAAATCTGCATCATGCTCGAAGAGGTTCAACTTCCTTATAAAATCTTCAAGCTTGATTTCACCAAGGGCGAGCACTACCAGCCGGAGTTTCTGAAAATCAATCCGAACGCCAAAGTACCGGCAATCGTCGATCGCGATAACTTGCTGAATGTCTTTGAATCGGGGGCTATCCTGCTGTATCTGGCCGAAAAATCCGGCAAGTTGCTGCCCAAGAACAGCGAATCGCGCGCCGAGGTTTACCAGTGGCTGTTCCTCGAAGCAAGCGGTTTCGGTCCGACGGCAGCCCAGATCTTCCACTTCGGCCAGCTTGCCCCCGAAAAGATCCCCTATGCCATCGAGCGCTACCAACAAGAAGCGCTGCGGCTTTTGGCTGTTATCGATCAGCAACTGACCCATCGCGACTACCTCGCAGGCGAATACTCGATCGCCGATATTGCGACCTTCCCGATCGTGCAGGGCTTTGCCTACGCGGGCCTGCCGATTGGCGATTTTGCGAACGTCGGCCGCTGGTGCGCCCAGTTGCAGCAGCGCTCCACCGTCGGCCGCGGTTCCTACATCCTGTTCCAGGAACCGGCCGTCGTCTAG
- a CDS encoding PstS family phosphate ABC transporter substrate-binding protein translates to MFKPALQKAATAALALLTGLAAAPSAQAQVTQLFGNGTYLFAPVTRTWLDCYGITVPSTNPRPSLCPTPIENIQYFYAGTGSGAGIENFIQQNSKATGGLLELPPFLDPATGVTSYPYTRPNGEIVPDFSMDAAVFTPTQDGAYANLARRTRSKYWRLPVVAGTVGMPFSAAKDINGVGLPENLNLTRAQYCDLWSGKVLNWSELNLLNADGTSAGPGPNLPVVRVVRADNSGGTYALTNHLTQACRDLDADGVAESSYPWTEPFQERSIWGITEYPDNSPIISGNGAPRQLLTLISTPGAIGYVTAMALDPFTADRPQATSLQTGHSVNSLAKGGTVYQFVQPNAMTARTALTGVKDIYTISSSMRDSKQDGAYPITAPGFALLYCKYDAQGAAKVPQGVGQALKNFFGWALTADPDGQMGTADDPVADKLAATLLYSPLPNALKAQSRKALSTIDTDRCTGSGPFGAH, encoded by the coding sequence ATGTTCAAGCCTGCTTTGCAGAAGGCGGCCACCGCCGCTCTTGCCCTGCTCACCGGTCTGGCCGCCGCCCCGAGCGCCCAGGCCCAGGTGACGCAACTATTCGGCAACGGCACCTATCTGTTCGCCCCGGTCACCCGCACCTGGCTCGACTGCTACGGGATCACCGTGCCCTCAACTAACCCGCGGCCCTCGCTGTGCCCGACCCCGATCGAAAACATCCAGTACTTCTACGCCGGCACCGGCAGCGGTGCCGGGATTGAAAACTTCATTCAACAAAACTCGAAGGCGACCGGCGGTCTGTTGGAACTGCCGCCCTTTCTCGATCCGGCCACCGGGGTGACAAGCTACCCCTACACCCGCCCGAATGGGGAAATTGTCCCCGATTTCAGCATGGACGCCGCCGTCTTTACCCCCACCCAGGACGGCGCCTACGCCAACCTTGCCCGCCGCACCCGCAGCAAGTACTGGCGGTTGCCGGTGGTGGCGGGCACGGTCGGCATGCCCTTCAGCGCCGCCAAGGACATCAACGGCGTCGGCCTGCCGGAGAACCTCAACCTCACCCGCGCCCAGTACTGCGACCTGTGGTCGGGCAAAGTGCTCAACTGGAGCGAACTGAATCTGCTCAACGCCGACGGCACCTCGGCCGGTCCGGGGCCGAACCTGCCCGTCGTGCGGGTGGTGCGCGCCGACAACAGCGGCGGCACCTACGCGCTGACCAACCACCTCACCCAGGCCTGCCGGGATCTCGACGCCGACGGCGTAGCTGAATCGAGCTATCCGTGGACGGAGCCCTTTCAGGAGCGCAGCATCTGGGGGATCACCGAATACCCCGACAACAGCCCGATCATCAGCGGCAACGGCGCCCCGCGCCAGCTGTTGACGTTGATTTCCACCCCCGGCGCCATCGGCTACGTAACGGCCATGGCCCTCGATCCGTTTACTGCCGACCGGCCGCAGGCGACTTCGCTACAGACTGGCCACTCGGTCAACTCCCTGGCCAAAGGCGGCACCGTCTACCAGTTCGTCCAACCGAACGCGATGACCGCCCGCACCGCCCTCACCGGCGTCAAGGACATCTACACCATCTCCAGCAGCATGCGCGATTCGAAGCAGGACGGCGCCTACCCGATCACCGCTCCGGGCTTTGCCCTGCTCTACTGCAAGTACGACGCCCAGGGCGCCGCCAAAGTCCCCCAGGGTGTGGGTCAGGCGCTCAAGAACTTCTTCGGTTGGGCGCTCACCGCCGATCCGGACGGCCAGATGGGCACCGCCGACGATCCGGTGGCGGACAAACTGGCAGCGACGTTGCTCTACTCGCCCTTGCCCAACGCCCTCAAGGCCCAGTCGCGCAAGGCGCTTTCGACGATCGACACCGACCGCTGCACCGGCAGCGGCCCCTTCGGCGCCCACTAA
- a CDS encoding efflux RND transporter periplasmic adaptor subunit, whose amino-acid sequence MTFLINRATGRVVLALAALGAGSLLLSWWRPPLAAPVAPVAAAADAAPVRPVAAAVTALGRVEPEREVIRLFAAPAAGGARIERLLVREGERVRRGQAVAILDTHAARQAALAAAQAQVKTQLARLAQVEAGAKAGDLEAQKATIARLQTEVTIARREYERYAALEREGAISGSELDNKWLRVRTAEEQLNQAHATYTSLAEVRPTDVSTARAEVARAMAAARQAQADLDLSVVRSPVAAQVLKIHTWEGELVSSDGIAEIGQTRQMYVVAQVYESDIARVRPGQTAQIRSDAFAGELRGAVDQMGLLIRKQDVLDTDPAADVDSRIVEVRIRIDPSDSPKLAALSNLEVKVALAP is encoded by the coding sequence GTGACTTTCTTGATCAACCGTGCAACCGGCCGGGTTGTCCTGGCCCTTGCCGCCCTTGGAGCAGGCAGCCTCCTGCTGTCCTGGTGGCGACCGCCCCTGGCCGCCCCGGTTGCACCGGTCGCTGCAGCGGCAGACGCCGCCCCGGTTCGACCCGTCGCTGCGGCGGTCACCGCCCTCGGTCGGGTCGAACCGGAACGGGAAGTGATCCGGCTATTTGCCGCTCCCGCCGCCGGCGGGGCGCGCATCGAGCGGCTGCTGGTCCGGGAGGGCGAGCGGGTGCGCCGCGGCCAGGCCGTGGCCATCCTCGACACCCACGCTGCGCGCCAGGCCGCTCTGGCTGCCGCCCAGGCCCAGGTCAAAACCCAACTCGCCCGCCTCGCCCAGGTAGAAGCCGGGGCAAAAGCGGGCGACCTGGAGGCCCAGAAAGCAACGATTGCCCGCCTCCAAACCGAGGTAACAATCGCCCGGCGCGAGTACGAGCGCTACGCCGCCCTCGAACGCGAAGGCGCGATTTCCGGCTCCGAACTCGACAACAAATGGCTGCGGGTGCGGACCGCCGAAGAGCAGCTCAACCAGGCCCACGCGACCTACACCAGCCTCGCCGAGGTGCGCCCGACCGATGTGAGCACCGCCCGCGCCGAGGTGGCCCGGGCGATGGCCGCCGCCCGCCAGGCCCAGGCCGATCTAGATCTGAGCGTGGTGCGCTCGCCTGTCGCCGCCCAGGTGCTCAAGATTCATACCTGGGAGGGGGAGCTGGTCAGCAGCGACGGGATCGCCGAAATCGGCCAGACGCGGCAGATGTATGTCGTCGCCCAGGTCTACGAGTCGGACATCGCCCGGGTCCGCCCCGGCCAGACAGCCCAGATCCGCAGCGACGCCTTTGCAGGTGAGCTGCGCGGGGCGGTCGACCAGATGGGACTGCTCATCCGCAAGCAGGACGTGCTCGATACCGACCCGGCCGCCGATGTCGACAGCCGCATCGTCGAGGTGCGCATCCGCATCGACCCGAGCGACAGCCCAAAACTTGCCGCCCTGAGCAACCTCGAAGTCAAAGTCGCCCTCGCCCCATAG
- a CDS encoding HAD-IIB family hydrolase, whose amino-acid sequence MRTVAFCPDRLRALAAGRHFGLAAFDLDGTLLDTHHRLTPATVRAVRRVEASGVRVLLATARTVGAIRPYLELLATPGLVVAHNGALVCDTATGAIPFRCAVDRQVALAAVQTALAGGLAVHFNGDERVYAFAPHPLSRSYGQELGITLDYPEAGCAPPEDPVSVLVIGEFAPLDALRTQLACAFAERFAAVLAPWKERIWRLQLRAPATSKGAAVFAVARTLGIIPTEVLAFGDNLNDSELIAGCGLGIAMGNAVLELQELADFVTLDNAREGVARALEVLFPKH is encoded by the coding sequence GTGAGGACGGTCGCTTTTTGTCCCGATCGCCTGCGCGCCCTGGCGGCCGGGCGGCACTTCGGCCTCGCCGCCTTCGACCTGGATGGCACCTTGCTCGATACCCACCACCGCCTCACCCCGGCCACCGTCCGGGCCGTGCGGCGGGTGGAGGCTAGTGGGGTGCGGGTGTTGCTGGCCACCGCCCGGACGGTAGGAGCGATCCGCCCGTACCTCGAACTATTGGCCACCCCGGGGCTGGTGGTCGCCCACAACGGAGCGCTGGTATGCGACACTGCCACCGGGGCGATCCCCTTTCGCTGCGCTGTGGACCGGCAGGTCGCCCTCGCCGCTGTCCAGACGGCCCTGGCCGGGGGGCTCGCTGTGCACTTCAACGGCGACGAGCGGGTCTACGCCTTTGCCCCGCATCCGCTGAGCCGCTCCTACGGGCAGGAATTGGGCATCACCCTCGATTATCCCGAGGCCGGCTGTGCCCCACCGGAGGATCCTGTGAGTGTCCTGGTCATCGGTGAATTTGCCCCCCTAGACGCCCTGCGCACCCAATTGGCATGCGCCTTTGCCGAACGCTTCGCCGCCGTACTCGCCCCCTGGAAAGAGCGCATCTGGCGACTGCAACTGCGCGCCCCGGCCACCTCGAAAGGTGCTGCCGTCTTCGCCGTCGCCCGCACCCTCGGCATCATCCCTACAGAAGTCCTGGCCTTTGGGGACAACCTCAACGACAGCGAACTGATCGCCGGTTGCGGCCTGGGCATCGCAATGGGCAACGCCGTCCTGGAGCTTCAGGAATTGGCCGATTTCGTCACCCTTGACAACGCCCGTGAGGGGGTGGCCAGGGCACTGGAGGTACTGTTCCCGAAACATTAG
- a CDS encoding alpha/beta hydrolase, with product MAKMEALVIENRRAQQLVGVLHHGEGTGPRPCLVVCHGFAGTKVGGSRRFVNFARYATGFGLSVLRFDFAGCGDSDGELAELTLEGELDDLRAAIATVRAWPSVDSERIGVVGHCLGAVTAIRACARGLPIARAVAWAPFADLPGTLERLIGEAAFALVREGEIADFLYNQQLFQCGPDLLSGVDGFDLKGDIELVHQPLLIVHGSEDATVPLAEVEGLIEAARPTPGLRRLEVIEGAHHSFPYHQEELFDLTVQWFRNW from the coding sequence ATGGCGAAGATGGAAGCGCTGGTCATCGAGAACCGGCGCGCTCAGCAACTGGTCGGTGTCCTGCACCACGGCGAGGGAACGGGTCCGCGCCCCTGTCTGGTGGTTTGTCACGGTTTTGCCGGAACGAAGGTGGGCGGCAGCCGCCGCTTTGTCAACTTCGCCCGCTATGCAACTGGTTTTGGTTTGTCGGTGTTGCGCTTCGACTTCGCCGGTTGCGGCGACAGCGACGGCGAGCTAGCCGAATTGACCCTCGAAGGCGAACTGGACGACCTGCGTGCAGCGATTGCGACGGTGCGCGCCTGGCCGAGCGTCGACAGCGAACGAATCGGCGTGGTCGGGCATTGCCTGGGAGCGGTGACGGCCATCCGCGCCTGTGCCCGGGGTCTACCTATCGCCAGAGCCGTCGCCTGGGCACCGTTTGCCGACTTGCCCGGCACGCTGGAGCGACTGATTGGCGAGGCAGCGTTTGCGCTGGTGCGCGAGGGCGAAATCGCCGATTTTCTCTACAATCAGCAACTGTTTCAGTGCGGCCCGGATCTGCTGAGTGGAGTCGACGGTTTCGATCTCAAAGGCGACATCGAGCTGGTCCACCAGCCACTGCTCATCGTCCACGGCAGTGAGGATGCGACCGTGCCGCTTGCCGAAGTCGAGGGTTTGATCGAGGCCGCGCGCCCGACACCGGGCCTGCGGCGGCTGGAAGTGATCGAAGGGGCGCACCACTCGTTTCCTTATCACCAGGAGGAACTGTTTGACCTGACCGTTCAGTGGTTTCGCAATTGGTAG
- a CDS encoding beta-ketoacyl-ACP synthase III — MPGVRLTALGTYVPERVITNDQLAEFLETSDEWIYQRTGIRERRAAAPNETTASLAAAAGAALLSRCRIAPEAVQMVIVATMLPDHPFPATACQVQHRLSLVNAFAFDLAAACSGFVYALEVAAQFIRTGAVANALVIGSEVLTRCVDWTDRSTCVLFGDGAGAALLEASEEDQFLAAVLRTDGSGQDLLHMPAGGTALPATAETVAGRQHFLKMRGLELYQQVVPMICEVIEDTCKKAGLIPADLALVVPHQANIHIVAEVAAYLDLPLERFVLNIARYGNTSAASIPLALAEAAAAGRIAADERVLLVGFGAGLTCGATLIRWDSEFIYDEPGAKPRR, encoded by the coding sequence ATGCCCGGCGTCCGGCTCACCGCCCTGGGCACCTACGTGCCCGAGCGGGTAATCACCAACGATCAGTTGGCCGAATTTCTGGAGACTTCCGATGAGTGGATTTACCAGCGCACCGGCATCCGCGAGCGCCGGGCGGCGGCCCCGAACGAGACGACCGCCTCGCTTGCGGCGGCAGCGGGAGCAGCCCTGCTCTCCCGCTGCCGCATCGCTCCTGAAGCCGTCCAGATGGTGATTGTCGCCACGATGCTGCCCGATCATCCCTTCCCGGCCACCGCCTGCCAGGTACAGCACCGCCTGAGTCTGGTAAACGCCTTCGCCTTCGACCTTGCCGCCGCCTGCTCGGGCTTCGTCTACGCGCTGGAGGTCGCCGCCCAATTTATCCGCACCGGGGCGGTCGCCAACGCCCTGGTCATTGGTTCTGAGGTACTCACCCGCTGCGTGGACTGGACCGACCGCAGCACCTGCGTGCTTTTCGGCGACGGCGCCGGGGCGGCCCTGCTCGAAGCGTCCGAGGAAGACCAGTTTCTGGCGGCGGTACTGCGCACCGACGGCTCCGGGCAGGACTTGCTCCACATGCCGGCGGGGGGAACGGCTCTGCCCGCCACAGCCGAGACGGTCGCGGGGCGGCAGCATTTCTTGAAGATGCGGGGCCTGGAACTTTACCAGCAGGTCGTGCCGATGATCTGCGAGGTGATCGAAGACACCTGCAAAAAAGCAGGACTCATCCCGGCGGATCTAGCCCTGGTCGTGCCCCACCAGGCGAATATCCACATCGTCGCGGAGGTGGCGGCGTATCTGGATCTGCCCCTGGAGCGCTTTGTCCTCAATATCGCTCGCTACGGCAATACTTCGGCCGCTTCGATTCCGCTCGCCCTCGCCGAAGCGGCGGCAGCAGGACGGATCGCGGCGGACGAGCGGGTGCTGCTGGTCGGTTTCGGGGCGGGACTCACCTGCGGAGCGACCTTGATCCGTTGGGACAGCGAATTTATCTACGATGAGCCAGGAGCAAAGCCACGCCGATGA
- a CDS encoding DUF4351 domain-containing protein, with the protein MAETERRPFDTSLQGLAALYSRHFLCWLRGPDAVWQQELNSVIVAQQRRADFLIRYTHAEGQEHLLHVEFQTVVQRGELREELPVRMATYAAFVLNRYGQVPDQVLVLLQDTAATRRVPDHFAQGRLRVEYEVLRLWEQDAAVVLASGLVGLMPLVPLMGGQNVEELLTASIAVVESGLESLQERNEVLAVTGLLASLRDRQQVAEFFRRRSMMNLLQQTPLFEELTRDIVQQAEQRGEQRGEQRGEQRGEQQGRTRTLLLLLQHKFGPLPAEVITALQNISDPETLEHLCLAILEAPDLNTFRQQIPAL; encoded by the coding sequence TTGGCTGAAACCGAGCGCCGTCCCTTCGATACCAGCCTCCAGGGTCTGGCCGCCCTCTACAGCCGTCACTTTCTCTGCTGGCTGCGCGGGCCGGATGCCGTCTGGCAACAGGAACTCAACTCCGTCATCGTCGCCCAGCAGCGCCGTGCCGACTTTCTCATCCGCTATACACACGCAGAGGGCCAGGAACACCTCCTTCATGTTGAGTTTCAAACTGTCGTGCAGCGAGGAGAACTGCGTGAGGAGTTGCCGGTGCGCATGGCCACCTACGCCGCCTTCGTCCTCAATCGGTACGGCCAAGTACCGGATCAGGTACTCGTGCTGCTGCAGGACACAGCCGCAACCCGCCGGGTGCCGGACCACTTCGCCCAGGGCCGATTGCGGGTGGAGTACGAGGTGCTGCGCCTCTGGGAGCAAGATGCTGCAGTGGTTCTGGCGAGTGGTTTGGTGGGGTTGATGCCGCTGGTGCCGCTGATGGGCGGACAGAATGTGGAGGAGTTGCTCACAGCCAGCATCGCGGTGGTGGAGTCGGGGTTAGAATCGCTGCAAGAGCGCAACGAAGTGCTGGCGGTCACCGGCTTACTGGCCTCGTTGCGGGACCGGCAGCAGGTCGCGGAATTTTTCCGACGGAGGTCGATGATGAATTTGTTGCAGCAGACGCCGCTGTTCGAGGAGTTGACCAGGGACATTGTCCAGCAAGCCGAGCAGCGCGGAGAACAGCGCGGAGAACAGCGCGGAGAACAGCGCGGAGAACAACAGGGGAGAACCCGAACGCTGCTGCTGCTGTTGCAGCACAAGTTTGGCCCGCTACCGGCAGAGGTGATCACCGCTTTGCAGAACATTAGCGATCCAGAAACTCTAGAGCACCTTTGTCTCGCCATTCTGGAAGCTCCAGACCTCAACACTTTTCGGCAGCAGATCCCTGCGCTCTGA
- the acpS gene encoding holo-ACP synthase, whose amino-acid sequence MSSICFATTRLRTGIDIIYNHDVLDLVDAPPGVLLSEGEWRELRAYAEPLEHLAGKFACKEAVLKAMGCGLGEVELSDIEISKDKLGKPFVALHGSAVEYWRRTGCAQLSVSISHHRDYSVAVAVAA is encoded by the coding sequence ATGAGCAGCATCTGTTTTGCGACGACGCGCCTGCGCACGGGCATTGACATCATCTACAACCACGATGTCCTGGATCTGGTGGACGCGCCGCCGGGTGTCCTGCTCAGCGAGGGCGAATGGCGGGAGCTGCGCGCCTACGCCGAGCCGCTCGAACACCTGGCGGGCAAATTCGCCTGCAAAGAGGCCGTGCTCAAGGCGATGGGCTGCGGCCTCGGGGAGGTCGAATTGAGCGACATCGAAATTAGCAAAGACAAGCTCGGCAAACCCTTCGTCGCCCTGCACGGCAGTGCCGTCGAGTACTGGCGGCGCACCGGCTGCGCCCAACTGTCGGTAAGTATCAGCCACCACCGGGACTACTCGGTGGCCGTTGCGGTCGCCGCTTGA
- a CDS encoding helix-turn-helix transcriptional regulator, with translation MYTTLYPLLGKNSPESHFDIRFEAQPQLDIPIHIHDFFEILFFTAGAGTHHIGRRSLAVGPGSLFFLRPYTLHRLQLQPGSRFFVLTFDQPYLQLPNHIDVMDSTGFDFRRYPMMALFLLQRYLEYRLDGAALPLARDLCELLRKEQAQPGLCSQEMMRSYLAIFLVGAYRRHEQTIENILNSGVCTVQGREAITRTFQWIQSGLGGKLTLEDAARQVFLSPTYLARILKRETGKTFLELVSEKRLEKSSEMLLYTALSVHEIARAVGFEDAGYFAKWFRRELGVTPSGYRSQKQD, from the coding sequence ATGTACACGACGCTCTATCCACTACTTGGCAAAAACTCACCCGAGAGCCACTTCGACATCCGCTTCGAAGCGCAGCCGCAACTCGACATCCCCATCCACATCCACGATTTTTTTGAGATCCTCTTTTTTACGGCCGGAGCGGGAACGCACCACATCGGCCGCCGGAGCCTGGCGGTGGGGCCGGGCAGTCTGTTCTTTTTACGCCCCTACACCCTGCACCGCCTGCAACTGCAACCGGGAAGCCGCTTTTTCGTGCTCACCTTCGATCAGCCTTATCTGCAGCTACCCAACCACATCGATGTGATGGACTCCACCGGCTTCGATTTTCGGCGCTATCCGATGATGGCGTTATTTTTGTTGCAGAGGTACCTGGAGTACCGGCTGGATGGTGCAGCGCTGCCATTGGCGCGAGACCTGTGCGAGCTTCTGCGCAAAGAACAGGCTCAGCCCGGCCTGTGCAGTCAGGAAATGATGCGCTCCTACCTGGCGATTTTTCTGGTGGGAGCTTACCGCCGCCATGAACAGACAATTGAAAATATCTTAAATTCTGGTGTCTGCACTGTCCAGGGCCGCGAGGCGATCACCCGAACTTTTCAGTGGATCCAGTCGGGTCTGGGGGGGAAGCTCACCCTCGAAGATGCTGCGCGCCAGGTTTTTTTGTCACCGACCTATCTGGCGCGCATCCTCAAACGCGAAACCGGCAAAACTTTTTTGGAGCTGGTGAGCGAAAAGCGCCTCGAAAAATCTTCGGAAATGTTGTTGTACACAGCACTTTCGGTGCACGAAATTGCCCGTGCTGTCGGTTTTGAAGATGCGGGTTATTTTGCCAAGTGGTTTCGCAGGGAACTGGGGGTGACACCCAGTGGTTACCGAAGTCAAAAGCAGGACTGA
- a CDS encoding ATP-binding cassette domain-containing protein, translating to MSAEPIVAVQHLSHHFGAGELRREVLLEIHLTIRRGEVVLLRGPSGSGKTTLLTLIGGLRSVQQGELHVLGQALHGADGDALVRLRRHIGFIFQAHNLLRFLNVLQNVQMAAQLHDERPGWDTRAEATAMIEAVGLGTHLHSYPENLSGGQKQRVAIARALVGRPRLILADEPTASLDSRSGRDVVNLMQHLARERGTAILLVTHDSRILDIADRQLHMEDGRLVQSAGREVSHAPR from the coding sequence ATGTCAGCCGAACCGATTGTCGCGGTCCAGCACCTCAGCCACCACTTCGGGGCGGGGGAACTGCGCCGGGAAGTGCTCCTCGAGATTCACCTCACCATCCGCCGCGGCGAAGTGGTGCTCTTGCGGGGGCCGTCCGGCTCCGGCAAGACGACCCTGCTCACGCTCATCGGCGGCCTGCGCTCGGTGCAGCAGGGCGAACTGCATGTCCTGGGCCAGGCGCTGCACGGCGCCGACGGCGACGCACTGGTGCGTCTTCGCCGCCACATCGGCTTTATCTTTCAGGCCCACAACCTGCTGCGCTTCTTGAACGTGTTGCAGAACGTCCAGATGGCCGCCCAACTGCACGACGAGCGGCCCGGCTGGGACACCCGCGCCGAAGCGACGGCGATGATCGAGGCGGTGGGCCTGGGCACCCACCTGCACAGCTACCCCGAGAACCTCTCCGGCGGCCAGAAGCAGCGCGTGGCGATCGCCCGCGCCCTGGTGGGCCGCCCGCGGCTGATTCTGGCGGACGAACCGACCGCTTCGCTGGATAGCCGCTCCGGTCGCGACGTCGTCAACCTGATGCAGCACCTGGCGCGCGAGCGGGGCACGGCGATTTTGCTGGTCACCCACGACAGCCGCATCCTCGATATCGCCGATCGCCAGTTGCACATGGAGGACGGCCGCCTCGTCCAGAGCGCCGGGCGGGAGGTGAGCCATGCCCCCCGTTGA
- a CDS encoding phosphopantetheine-binding protein, with amino-acid sequence MEMPLLHSVPVEEAVPGYREFCSAVAARLNIDAARLKPESTWVADLGATSVDIVKIVMLIRQRFGVKVPTSQAGRIKTVRDAYLLLGQGR; translated from the coding sequence ATGGAAATGCCTTTGTTGCACAGTGTCCCTGTTGAAGAAGCCGTTCCCGGGTATCGGGAATTCTGCAGCGCCGTCGCCGCACGACTCAATATCGATGCTGCCCGTCTGAAACCCGAAAGTACCTGGGTGGCCGATCTGGGCGCCACCTCGGTGGACATCGTCAAGATCGTCATGCTCATCCGCCAGCGCTTCGGCGTCAAGGTGCCGACCTCCCAGGCGGGCCGGATCAAGACTGTCCGCGACGCCTATTTGCTGCTGGGGCAGGGGAGGTGA